From Desulfosalsimonas propionicica:
TAACGTCCCGGGTGTTTTTTCCCTTGCAAAATTGCCCAGACCGGCAACAGCAGCGATGCCCGGGTAGCTGACGCCCACGAGTTCAAGCCCGCTGATGGCCACGGCTTCATTGTGGAGAATCCGAAGGGGTGTGTTTTGGATCAGACGCAATGATTTTTCAATGCCCACGTAATGCTCGTGGTTGCCTGTGACAAAAAACACGCCGTGCCGGGCTTGCAGGTCGTTTAGGGGTTTGAGGTTGTCTTTATAGGCCCCGCCCATGCCGTCGACAAGATCTCCGGTGATCAGCACCAGATCCGGCTGCAGGCTGTTGACAATATTGACTGTGCGCCGCGCAAATCCCTGCTGGTTCATCAGGCCCAGGTGCATGTCGGAAAGCACTGCTATTTTAGTGTTTTTCCAGTCTTCGGGCAGTTCGGCAACCGGGACGGACACGTAACGGACAACTGGATGAAAGGCCGCCCAGATGCCATAGCCCGAAGCCGTGACCGCAAGGGCCAGCATTACCATGCCGATGCCTTTGGACGGCAGCTCAACCCCGGCCAGTCGACTGATGCCCAGCAGAATCCAGGCGGCGGCTGCAGCGCTCAGACTGTGGATCAAAAAACCGGTCCATACTGCTGCAAACCGGTAATAAGCGATGGTCCACGGATTTTCCCGCCAGTGGATGGCCACAAAAGCGCTGATAAAAGAAAAACTCAGCAGGACCATGGCGGCATACAACAGGTATCGGAACCCGGGGCGGCTGATCTGAAAAAAGGAAATGGCGCTTCGGAACACCGCATAATGCGATATCAGCATGATGCCGGTCAGGGTAAGGGCAAACAGGGCAAATCTCATGGCATTCCTGGCACCGGCTGGCTGCCCGGGGCATGCCTGCTGGTGTTTTATGGGCTTTTTGGCCGCTGGTTACATATCTGTGGACCAAAGGGGAAGGCCGGTTTCCTCGTCATATTTTCTTTCAAAAATCGCCCCGTCATAGCCCTCGATAATGAGTTCGCAGGCAAAAATTACGGTGCCCTGGGCAAGGTGGCCCCCGTAAGCGTTTCCGGCCCCGTCAGCCAGAGTGACATGGGCATGGACCATTGGCTGTCCGTCTTTTATGGATATGTTGCCGGAAAGCTTTGCGATCTCAAGGGGCTGATCCAGGGTGAAAAACTGGTACTCCCTTGTTTTCTGGTCATAATAGGCCAGCCGGGCCCGCTGGACTGCGCCGATGGCTTCCAGCCGCCCGAGGCGAATGTTTTTTTCCCTGCACAGGGCAGTGATTTCATCGAGCAGATCCGCACCATGGGTGAGCCGACCCATAAAGCGTTCTGCGGATTGGATTTTTTTCATCATGGTCATGGGATCCTGCCTTTCTCCCGCACATGGGGATGTTTTGGATTTGCTCGTCCCGGGTGTTTATTCCACGGTCTTGAATTTTTCCCTGGGAGCCCCGCATACCGGGCATTTCTCGGGTGCTTTTTTGTCTGTGACATACCCGCAGACCTGGCAGACCTGATAGGCCTTGACGGTGTTTTTGATGACCTGATAAAGGGCGCGCTCATAGAGTTTGGCATGATAGGCCTCGGCATCCCGGGCCTGGCCGAATGTTGTGGCGGCCTGGGTTTCGCCCTCGTCTTCGGCGGCCTTGATCATTTCCGGATACTCGTTTTCGCTGATGGACTGCTCGCGTTTAAAAGAATCGAGCAGGTTGGTATCCGTGTCCTTTACCAGCAGATCCCTGACCAGGTTTAAATGGCGCGTGGCATGTACCCGCTCGGCTTCGGCAACGGCCCTGAACAAAAGGGCAATCTGGGGGACCTCTTCTTCCTCGGCTTTCTCAGCATACGCCAGAAGCCTGAAATAGGCCTTGGCCTCGCCGATAAATGCCGTGTATACATTTTCTCTGGTTTTTTCCTTCATGAGTTCTCCTTGTGCTGCTGGCGGTCCGGTATAAAACTGCAAGGGCCTCCGGCGTTCTGGCAACGGCGGCCTGCTGTTTAACGCTATTTCCTTTTATCAATACCTTAACAGCAGCCGATTTTCAAGTCCGGTGCGCAGGTCCGTTCAAAAACAGGCTGATATAGGGTTTTTTCAATGAAATGGTTGTTCAGATATTTTAGCTCATGTTCATCAACAAAACTGTTGACCCATGGAAGTTTTGGCTGTTTAAATTAAATCTTTTCTAAAACCCAATAAACCGCAAACATGGAAGAAGGAGGCATTATGAACATTGACGACGTAAAAAACATTACCGTGGTCGGGGCCGGCAACATGGGGCATCAGATAGCCACCCTGTGCGCTATCAAGGGGTATAAAACCGTCTGCACCGACGTCAAGGAAGATGTGCTCAAAAAGGCTGAGGCCTTTGTAGACAAGTATCTGCCCGGCCGGGTCAAAAAGGGCAAACTCACCGAGGAGCAGGCTATGCAGGCCAGGAACAACATTCGGTTTACCCAGAGCCTCGATGATGCAGCCAAAGAAGCCGATTATGTGATTGAGGCCGTGCTGGAGGTGGTGGACCTGAAGAGAAAGATTTTTGCCGACCTGGACCGGATTACGCCGGAGCATGCCATTCTGGCCACCAACAGCTCCTTTATTGTCAGCTCCAAAATCGCTGATGCCACAAAGCGGCCGGAAAAAGTGTGCAATTTGCATTTTTTCAATCCCGCCCTGGTCATGAAACTGGTGGAAGTGGTCCAGGGTCCCCATACCGGCGATGAAACAGTGGAAATCTCCATGGATCTGTGCCGGAACCTGGAAAAGGTCCCCGTGCATCTGAAAAAGGAAGTGGACGGATTTCTGCTCAATCGCATATTCCGCGCAATTAACCATGAAGCCCTATGGCTGCTGGACATGGGCGTTGCCTCTGTCGAAGACATTGACAAAGCTTGCGTCTACGGCGCAGGCCATCCCATGGGGCCCTTCCGTTTAAACGATCTCACAGGCATTGACCTGGCCTACACCATGGCCATGGAAAGCTTCAAGGCCACCGGCGATCCTGCCCAGCGTCCTTCGCCCAGCGTGGTGGAGCATTACGTCAAGGGGGAATACGGTGAGAAGACCGGCAAGGGCTGGTATGACTATTCCGATAAGCAATAACTGTCTGAAGCCGGCGGCAGCGGCCGGATATATATTCCAATAAAGGAGTCAGTATGCCTGAAAGAGAAATTGTTTTTGTTGATGCCGTGCGCACGGCATTCGGGCGCATGGGGGGCACCCTCCGGGATGTTTTCTGCTCCAAGCTCGGCGGCATTGCCCTGAAAGGACTGCTGGACAAAACCGGGATTGCCGAAAAAGCGCATGTGGATACTGTGATGGCCGGTTCAGCCGCCCATTGCTCCCATGCGCTGAACCCGGCCCGCTGGGCCGCCTTGTATTCGGGCCTTCCATATGAAACTTCGGCCTCTTACGTGGAGATGCAGTGCGGTTCTGCCATTGATTCCATCAATCATGCCGCCTGGAAGATGCTCGCCGGCCAGGCCGATATCGTGATTGCCGGCGGCATGGAATCCTACAGCCAGGTGGCGGCAAAGTTTTCCATGTCCACCCCGCCCTACAAGCTGATTCCGCCAATGCCGATTCAGCAGCAGCTTTCTCCTGTACCGGAAGAATGCATTGGCATGGGTTTGACCGCGGAAAACCTGCAGCAAATGTATCATATTTCAAGGCAGGCTTCTGATGAGTTTGCCTATAACAGCCAGATGCGGGCCAGGGCCGCCATGGAGGCCGGTTATTTCAAAGACGAGATTGTGCCGGTGACCTTCCCGGCGACCCGAAAAACCCCGGAAGTGGTTTTTGACACAGACGAGCATCCCCGGTTTGAGACCACACTGGAAGCCCTTGCCAAGCTGCCGCCCGCCTTTAGCAAAGAGGGGACCGTGACGGCCGGAAACGCCTCGGGCAGAAACGACGGTGCGGCATTCGTGCTGATGATGACCCGGCAGAAGGCCCAAGAGCTGGGCTATGAGCCCATGGCCAAATGGCTTGCAGGTGCGGATTACGGCTGCGATCCCAGGATCATGGGCATCGCCCCGGCTCACGCCGTGCCCAGGGCGCTTTCCCGGGCCGGGCTGAAGCTTTCCCAGATGGATCACATGGAATGCAATGAGGCTTTTGCGGTCCAGAACCTGGCGGTGATCAAGGAAATAGAAAACCAGACCGGTGAGAAGGTGGACATGGAAAAGTGGAATCCCCTGGGCGGGGCCATTGCCTTTGGCCATCCCAACGGTGCATCCGGTGCCCGGGTGGGCATGTTTGCCATGCGCACCCTGATTCGCAACGGCGGCCGGTATGGATTTTTCAGCTCCTGCTGCGGCGGGGGACTGGGCGTTGCCACAGTGATTGAAAACCTGCAGCGGTAATTTTTTAAATCAGGATAAAAAGCCAGGAACAGATACTTCCGGCAGAGGCCGGCGGGTTTGTTTCTGGCTTTTTTTGTAACCCGTAACACCTGTGTATGATCAGGACGGCGTTGCCAGCTTGAGCCCGATGATTCCGGCAACGATCAAGCCAATGCTGATGAGCCGGCCGGCGCCGGCCGGCTCATCAAATAGTGCAATGCCCAGAATCACGGTGCCCACCGCGCCAATGCCCACCCATACTGCATATGCGGTTCCAACGGGCAGACTTTTCATGGCCAGCCCCAGCAGCCACACGCTGGCAAGCATTGCCAAAAGGGTCCACACGCTTGGCCACAGCCGGGTAAACCCCTGGGTGTATTTCAATCCAATGGCCCAGCCGGTTTCAAATAAGCCGGCAAGAATCAGAACAATCCAAACCATGGGTTAATTTTCTGCCTTTATTTCAGCCTGCCAGGGCAATGGCCTGCTCCTCAAGAAGGGATTTGAATCGCTCGAGGGTAATGGGGCAGGGCTGGATGGGAATGCCCATCCAGTCCGAATATTCCAGCAGTTCCTCGGGCTTTTCCGCCATGTACTGGTCCATAAAACCGATGGCGTCGAGTACCATGGCGCCGCCGGTATGTTTGGGAAAATTTTCATTGGCCAGCCCCTTGTCCCATCCCTTGTATACCTGATGGCGGAATTTGATCCATCCAGGGGTGAGCCACAACACCTTTTCCCCGTTTGCCAGCTCCTGTCGCTGTTCTTTGCCCGCGAGCATGTCCATGCAATGGGTGGCGTTAATCCGGGCAATATGGCCGCCCTGTTCATGGATAATCGTGTCAATGGTTCGGGTAACGTCACCGGTATTGACATAGCAGAACTTCCCGCCGTAGACAACAAGGATTTTTTCGGTTTTTTCCTGTGCTTTTCGGATCTTATCAGTGAGCTGTTTTTCCAGTTCCCGGGGGTCTTCATGAAGTCCGGGTGTGGTGAAGTACAAATGCGCCGGGTTTAAGAATCCTTCCTGGCGCAGGTAATTGAGTTCCGGGCTCAGTGTGCCGCAAGATACAATGGCGATGTTTTCAAAATTCATGATCAAAGCCTTTATCCTTTTCAAGGTTTGGGTTTGGATGTCATTCAAACGCTTTTTTTTCTTTTTGTTAATAAAATATACAAAATTGATGCCAGTATGCCCAATATGGGGTGGAATGGAGGTAATTTACCTTTATTTCAAAAAGTTATTCTTTGTTTAAATGAGGATTCAGTCATGCGGCTGTTTTTTGCTGCCGTGGCGCAAAACGGTATATAACGTTAGGTAGCGGTATTGGATAAAATCAAATTCGGGTTTGCTGTGTTGTTGAAACCCTGTTTTCAATATCGTACAAACTGTGATAATCAAAGAATAAGGAACAAAGTGTGATGGCACCGTAAAAGTCCAATATCTGCGTTACGCGCGATTTCTCAGAATTTCACGTACGGCTAAGTACGCTGCATTCTTCGGCAATCGCGCAAGCCTGGATCTTGAACTTTTACGGCGCCATCTGAAAACTTGCTTTTTACGAAACCATCAAGAGTGGTTTTTGAAACCGCCGCCCGGTCAATGCTGTCTGAATCCTTTTGATAAAGCGTGAAGATTTCAACAATGGCCTATTACTCCCATGTCAGCACAGGCTGGCCAAGCCTGGATACAATCATTGATCACCTGCGCCGGGGCGATAACGTGGTCTGGCAGGTCGACAGCATCGATGATTACCAGCGTCTTGTAACGCCCTTTGTCAATAGCGCACTGGCAAGAAATGAGCGGGTGGTCTACATGCGTTTTGCCCGGCATATTCCGCTGGTGGAGCCCCGCGATAACATTGTGGTCTATCATTTAAGAACCGAAAACGGGTTTGAATCTTTCTCCGCCGAGGTCCATAGCATTATCACCCGCCAGGGGCGGGATGTCTGCTATGTTTTTGATTCATTGTCGGATTTGCAGCATGTCTGGGCCACGGACCTGATGATCGGGGATTTTTTTTTCATCACCTGCCCGTATTTGTTTGAACTCAATACCACCGCCTATTTCGGAATTTTGAGAAACCGGCATTCTTTCAAGGCCATCGCCCGGATCCGGGAGACCACCCAGGTGCTCATTGATGTCTACAACTACCAGGGCCAGGTGTGTGTTCATCCCATCAAGGTGCAGCACCGTTATTCGCCCACCATGTTTTTCCCCCACATCAAGAAAAAAGACGAGCTCATGCCGGTCATCAACAGCGTGGAGGCCACCAGGCTGTTTTCCTATCTGGCCGATCACCAGGCGGTCAGCGCCCAGCGGCGACTGGATTATTGGGACCGCCTTTTCATGCAGGCCCGCAGCCTCCTGGAATCCGGGGCCGGGGGCGCGGAAAAAAAAGATATGGTCGAGCAGTTGAGCCGACTGCTGCTGACGCGCAACAAGCGGCTTTTATCCATGATCCGCAGGCATCTGGGCCTGGAGGATCTGCTGATGATCAAAGAAAGACTCATCGGTACCGGCTTTATCGGCGGCAAATCTTTGGGCATGCTCATGGCCCGCAAAATCTTGACACAGGACAGGGCCTTTGACTGGTCACAGGTGATAGAGCCCCATGATTCTTTTTATATCGGTTCGGACGTTTTTTATTCCTATATTGTTCAAAACGGCTGGTGGAAGCTGTTTATGGCCCACAAGACCCGCACGGGATATTTCAGCCGGGCTGCGGAACTTCGGGAGAAAATGTTAAACGGGGTATTTCCCGAAGAGATCACCGAGCAGTTCCAGCTGATGCTCGAGTATTTCGGTCAGTCGCCCATTATCGTGCGTTCCAGCAGCCTGCTCGAAGATGCTTTCGGAAGCGCCTTTGCCGGCAAGTACGAGAGTTTTTTCTGCGTCAACCAGGGTTCTCCGGAAAAACGGTACGAAAAGTTCGAAGAAGCGGTCAGGCGGATCTTTGCCAGCACCATGAGTGAAGACGCCCTGGCCTACAGGCTGCAGCGGGGCCTGGACCAGATGGATGAACAGATGGCGCTTCTGGTGCAAAGGGTTTCAGGCGCCTATCATCAGCGTTTTTTCTATCCCGAACTGGCCGGCGTCGGGCTTTCCTACAATCCCTTTGTGTGGAAAAAGGGCATGGACCCGCATGCCGGTATGATCCGGCTGGTATTCGGCCTGGGCACCCGGGCGGTCAACCGGGTGGAAAATGATTATCCCAGAATCGTGGCCACAGACGATCCCCTGGTGCGCCCGCTTGCGGGCATGCATGATATCCGGAAATTTTCCCAGCATTACATTGACCTGCTCAACCTGGAGCAAAACGATATCCAGAGCCTGTCTGTCCAGGAACTGCTGGAAAAGCAGCGGCCGGAAAAATTTGATTTATTGGCCACCCGGGATGAAGAAGCCGATCGGGAAATGCGCCGCATGGGGCGGCCGCAAAAAGATATCTGGATTCTGACCTTTGATTTGTTTTTGACCCGCACGTCGTTTATTGACTGGATGAAGCGTATGCTGAGCCGGCTGGAAAAGGCCTATGAATACCCGGTGGATGTGGAATTTACCGTTAACTTCAATCAGTCCGATCAGCTCCAGATCAACCTGCTCCAGTGCCGGCCGCTGCAGACCATTGGTGACAGAAGCCGGGTGTTTCTGCCCAGCAGCGTGCCGCCGGACCGGATCCTGGTCCGCATGGAAGGCAATTTCATGGGCGGCAATATCAGCCAGCCCATATCCCGGATTATCTTCGTGGATTGCCAGGCCTATGCCGGGCTTTCCCGTTCGGAGAAATACAGCGTGGCCCGCTTGGTGGGCCGGTTAAACCGGCAGATCCCCGATCGGGAGAAAATGCCCACCCTGCTGATGGGCCCGGGGCGCTGGGGAACCCATACGCCGGAGATGGGCGTTGCTGTTCACTTCTCGGAAATCAACCACATTGCCGCCATTGCTGAAATCAGCTACCAGGACGGCAGCCTGATCCCGGATCTGTCCTTTGGGACCCATTTTTTCCATGATTTGATTGAAACCGGAATTTTTTACCTGGCCATTTATCCCGAATCTCCGGGCGTGGAATTTAATGCCCGCTGGATCCGGTCCCTGCCAAACGCACTGGAAGAAACCGCCGAAGAAGACACCCGGCTTTCTCACGTTGTCCGGGTGGTGGACACAGCCGGTTTGGGATTAAAGCTGCAGTCTGATGTGGCCGGACAAAGGGTGATCTGCTACCGGGAATAAAGCCCCGGCAGATCACCCTTTGTCTGGTTTTTGCGGGAGTTGGGATTACACCACGCCGTAGGCGAGCATGGCCCTGGCCACTTTGACAAAACCGGCAATATTGGCGCCCATGACGTAATTGCCTTTTTTCCCGTAGGCCTCTGCCGCATCCAGGCAGGACTGGTGGATGTCTTTCATGATCGTCTGCAGCCTGCGGTCAACTTCCTCCCGGCTCCAGGAGAGCTTGAGGCTGTTTTGGCTCATTTCCAGGCCCGAGGTGGCCACGCCGCCGGCATTGGCCGCTTTTCCCGGACCATAAAGGATGCCGTTGTCCTGGTAGACTTTTACGGCTTCCGGGGTGGAGGGCATATTGGCGCCTTCGGCCACGCACATGCACCCGTTTTTGATCAGGGCCTGGGCGTTTTGGGCCTCGATTTCATTCTGGGTGGCGCACGGCAGGGCAATGTCGACCTTGATGTCCTGCTCACGGATCACATCCCAGACGCTTTTTCCTTCAAAGCAGACGGTTTTGTATTTGTCTGCGTATTCCGAGACCCGCCCGCGGTGCACGTTTTTAAGCTCCATGAGATAGCAGGTCTTGTCGTTGTCAATACCCTTTTCATCAATGACCGTGCCGGCTGAATCCGAAACCGAAACAATCCGGCCGCCCATTTCGTTGACCTTTTCAATGGCAAACTGGGCCACATTGCCCGATCCGCTGACGGCCACTGTTTTGTCCTTGAAATCCAGGCCCCGGGTGGCCAGCATTTCAGCGGCAAAATAGACGGTGCCGTAGCCGGTGGCCTCGGGCCGGATCAGGCTGCCCCCGTATTCCAGGGCCTTTCCGGTAAGCACGCCGGTATGCTCGTTTCGAAGCTTTTTGTAATATCCGTACAAAAAGCCGATCTCCCTTGCCCCCACACCGATGTCACCGGCCGGGACATCGGTTTCCGGGCCGATGTGCCGGGATAATTCCCGCATGAAGGCCTGGCAGAACCGCATGATTTCATTGTCGGTCTTGCCCTTGGGGTCAAAGTCGGAGCCGCCCTTGCCGCCGCCCATGGGAAGGGTGGTGAGTGAATTTTTAAAAACCTGTTCAAAGCCCAGAAATTTGATGATGCTTAAATTGACCGAGGGATGAAACCGGATGCCGCCTTTAAACGGGCCGATGGCATTGTTGAACTGAACCCGGAAGCCGCGGTTGACATGAACCTCTCCCCTGTCATCCACCCAGGGAACACGGAACAAAATTGCCCTTTCAGGCTCCACGATCCGCTCATAAATCCCGGCCTTTACAAATTCCGGGTGCTTTTCAGCCGTGGGCTCAAGTGTTTCAAGCACCTCGGTGACGGCCTGGTGAAACTCCTTCTGGCCGGGGTCTGTGTGTTTGACTTTTTCAATAACGCTTTGGATTATCGACATTCACTGGCCTCCTTGAAAATAAAAAAATGGTTCCGGATAAGATTTTGGGTTATTTGACAATATAGATTTTGCCCATGGACGCAGAGGCGATGGCGCTGTCGGGCTTTTTTTGAAAATACTGGAAATCATTTTCCCCGATGCCGTCTATGCCTATAAACTCCGCCATGAGTTCGGAAAGACGGTCAAACCCGCTGCCGAAAAAGGTCAGCTTGGAAAAAAACGGTCTCAGGCGCTGAAAATCAACGGGCACGGCAAAGTGCACCGGAAAAAGGGGGTCGCCTACCACCAGGAGGTATTTTTCCGGACATTCCAGGATATTGTAGTCTGGGGCGATGTCAGCGGCCCGCACCGGGATGAAATCATTTTGCAGGATTCTGCCGGCTTGACCGGCGTCAATGTCATCAACTCCCATCAGATCCGGGCAGTCAAAATATCCCAGGATGTAGAGGCAGATGCCGAAGCTGCTGATCTGCTCATACACGGGGTTGTCCCGATCACACATCATCAGGATTTCATCAATACGTTCCCGGATTTGCAAACCCTGGCGCCGGATTTTTTCCAGGTTTGCGGATACAGCGGTGTTTTGGAAACCATCTTTGGACCCGGTCTTCCGGCCGGATGTGTGCTGGGTATACATGGGAGCCCTCCTTGTTTGCATGCGAACCATCTGAAAATCGACTTTTACGAGTCCATCATCATTCTTGTCAGGTGATCCGTTTTTGTCCAAAGGAGACTGCAGGGAGCATGCCACAATGCGGAGTTTAAAATGATCTATGATAAAATATTGGAATTAAATAAAATAATTATGAAACGGTTTTCAGTTTGGAATGAAAAGAATTTTTATGTGGTTGAATAAAGGCATCAGGCCCTGGCGATGCAGGCGGATTTGGGTTGCGGCAGGCGGGTGATTCGGTCTCTGCGGGTCTTTTCCGGATTTGTATAAATTTTGAACACCCCGGGGCAGCTTTTGCACAAATCTGCGGGAGCGGTTTCACTCAGCTTTGGGTTCCTGGTTTTCCTTTTGAGTTTGTTTTTTGATCCGGTGCCGGAGGGTGTTTCTGCTGATGCCCAGCATTTCGGCCGCCTTGACCTGGTTGTTGCCGCATTCTTCCAGGGCTTTTCGGATCAGGGTTTCTTCCACGATTTCGATGATATTGGCGTGAATGTCCTGCTCGGAAATCCGGAAAATATCGGGCAGTATTTCTTCGAGTTTTTCCTTGAGCCGCTCAATGAGCTGTTCTCGATTCATGTTTTGGAGTGCGGCATCAGCCTCAGCATTGGGAATCAAAAGACTGCCTTCGGAAATCACCCCGCCGGTGCACAGCAGCACTGCCCGGCGCACGCAGTTTTCCAGTTCCCGGACATTTCCGGGCCAGAAATAGTCGTTGAGTTTGCGCAGGGCCGATTCAGATACATAGCATCCAGGCCGGTCGTATTCCTCGGCAAACCGGGCCAGAAAATATTTTACCAGTTCGGAGATGTC
This genomic window contains:
- a CDS encoding thiolase family protein; its protein translation is MPEREIVFVDAVRTAFGRMGGTLRDVFCSKLGGIALKGLLDKTGIAEKAHVDTVMAGSAAHCSHALNPARWAALYSGLPYETSASYVEMQCGSAIDSINHAAWKMLAGQADIVIAGGMESYSQVAAKFSMSTPPYKLIPPMPIQQQLSPVPEECIGMGLTAENLQQMYHISRQASDEFAYNSQMRARAAMEAGYFKDEIVPVTFPATRKTPEVVFDTDEHPRFETTLEALAKLPPAFSKEGTVTAGNASGRNDGAAFVLMMTRQKAQELGYEPMAKWLAGADYGCDPRIMGIAPAHAVPRALSRAGLKLSQMDHMECNEAFAVQNLAVIKEIENQTGEKVDMEKWNPLGGAIAFGHPNGASGARVGMFAMRTLIRNGGRYGFFSSCCGGGLGVATVIENLQR
- a CDS encoding metallophosphoesterase, coding for MRFALFALTLTGIMLISHYAVFRSAISFFQISRPGFRYLLYAAMVLLSFSFISAFVAIHWRENPWTIAYYRFAAVWTGFLIHSLSAAAAAWILLGISRLAGVELPSKGIGMVMLALAVTASGYGIWAAFHPVVRYVSVPVAELPEDWKNTKIAVLSDMHLGLMNQQGFARRTVNIVNSLQPDLVLITGDLVDGMGGAYKDNLKPLNDLQARHGVFFVTGNHEHYVGIEKSLRLIQNTPLRILHNEAVAISGLELVGVSYPGIAAVAGLGNFAREKTPGTLRIVMFHTPTEMGIHKDSLRDRHMANYWRPDTRFITNRELNADLQVSGHTHGGQIFPLQFLTRWLYRGHDYGLKKINGLYLYTTSGIGSWGPPMRTAGRPEIAVIRLVKKMEK
- a CDS encoding rubrerythrin family protein, whose amino-acid sequence is MKEKTRENVYTAFIGEAKAYFRLLAYAEKAEEEEVPQIALLFRAVAEAERVHATRHLNLVRDLLVKDTDTNLLDSFKREQSISENEYPEMIKAAEDEGETQAATTFGQARDAEAYHAKLYERALYQVIKNTVKAYQVCQVCGYVTDKKAPEKCPVCGAPREKFKTVE
- a CDS encoding 3-hydroxyacyl-CoA dehydrogenase family protein, yielding MNIDDVKNITVVGAGNMGHQIATLCAIKGYKTVCTDVKEDVLKKAEAFVDKYLPGRVKKGKLTEEQAMQARNNIRFTQSLDDAAKEADYVIEAVLEVVDLKRKIFADLDRITPEHAILATNSSFIVSSKIADATKRPEKVCNLHFFNPALVMKLVEVVQGPHTGDETVEISMDLCRNLEKVPVHLKKEVDGFLLNRIFRAINHEALWLLDMGVASVEDIDKACVYGAGHPMGPFRLNDLTGIDLAYTMAMESFKATGDPAQRPSPSVVEHYVKGEYGEKTGKGWYDYSDKQ
- a CDS encoding PEP/pyruvate-binding domain-containing protein, whose amino-acid sequence is MKISTMAYYSHVSTGWPSLDTIIDHLRRGDNVVWQVDSIDDYQRLVTPFVNSALARNERVVYMRFARHIPLVEPRDNIVVYHLRTENGFESFSAEVHSIITRQGRDVCYVFDSLSDLQHVWATDLMIGDFFFITCPYLFELNTTAYFGILRNRHSFKAIARIRETTQVLIDVYNYQGQVCVHPIKVQHRYSPTMFFPHIKKKDELMPVINSVEATRLFSYLADHQAVSAQRRLDYWDRLFMQARSLLESGAGGAEKKDMVEQLSRLLLTRNKRLLSMIRRHLGLEDLLMIKERLIGTGFIGGKSLGMLMARKILTQDRAFDWSQVIEPHDSFYIGSDVFYSYIVQNGWWKLFMAHKTRTGYFSRAAELREKMLNGVFPEEITEQFQLMLEYFGQSPIIVRSSSLLEDAFGSAFAGKYESFFCVNQGSPEKRYEKFEEAVRRIFASTMSEDALAYRLQRGLDQMDEQMALLVQRVSGAYHQRFFYPELAGVGLSYNPFVWKKGMDPHAGMIRLVFGLGTRAVNRVENDYPRIVATDDPLVRPLAGMHDIRKFSQHYIDLLNLEQNDIQSLSVQELLEKQRPEKFDLLATRDEEADREMRRMGRPQKDIWILTFDLFLTRTSFIDWMKRMLSRLEKAYEYPVDVEFTVNFNQSDQLQINLLQCRPLQTIGDRSRVFLPSSVPPDRILVRMEGNFMGGNISQPISRIIFVDCQAYAGLSRSEKYSVARLVGRLNRQIPDREKMPTLLMGPGRWGTHTPEMGVAVHFSEINHIAAIAEISYQDGSLIPDLSFGTHFFHDLIETGIFYLAIYPESPGVEFNARWIRSLPNALEETAEEDTRLSHVVRVVDTAGLGLKLQSDVAGQRVICYRE
- the gdhA gene encoding NADP-specific glutamate dehydrogenase, with the protein product MQSVIEKVKHTDPGQKEFHQAVTEVLETLEPTAEKHPEFVKAGIYERIVEPERAILFRVPWVDDRGEVHVNRGFRVQFNNAIGPFKGGIRFHPSVNLSIIKFLGFEQVFKNSLTTLPMGGGKGGSDFDPKGKTDNEIMRFCQAFMRELSRHIGPETDVPAGDIGVGAREIGFLYGYYKKLRNEHTGVLTGKALEYGGSLIRPEATGYGTVYFAAEMLATRGLDFKDKTVAVSGSGNVAQFAIEKVNEMGGRIVSVSDSAGTVIDEKGIDNDKTCYLMELKNVHRGRVSEYADKYKTVCFEGKSVWDVIREQDIKVDIALPCATQNEIEAQNAQALIKNGCMCVAEGANMPSTPEAVKVYQDNGILYGPGKAANAGGVATSGLEMSQNSLKLSWSREEVDRRLQTIMKDIHQSCLDAAEAYGKKGNYVMGANIAGFVKVARAMLAYGVV
- the sugE gene encoding quaternary ammonium compound efflux SMR transporter SugE; translation: MVWIVLILAGLFETGWAIGLKYTQGFTRLWPSVWTLLAMLASVWLLGLAMKSLPVGTAYAVWVGIGAVGTVILGIALFDEPAGAGRLISIGLIVAGIIGLKLATPS
- a CDS encoding PPC domain-containing DNA-binding protein, whose translation is MMKKIQSAERFMGRLTHGADLLDEITALCREKNIRLGRLEAIGAVQRARLAYYDQKTREYQFFTLDQPLEIAKLSGNISIKDGQPMVHAHVTLADGAGNAYGGHLAQGTVIFACELIIEGYDGAIFERKYDEETGLPLWSTDM
- a CDS encoding DUF1638 domain-containing protein, with amino-acid sequence MNFENIAIVSCGTLSPELNYLRQEGFLNPAHLYFTTPGLHEDPRELEKQLTDKIRKAQEKTEKILVVYGGKFCYVNTGDVTRTIDTIIHEQGGHIARINATHCMDMLAGKEQRQELANGEKVLWLTPGWIKFRHQVYKGWDKGLANENFPKHTGGAMVLDAIGFMDQYMAEKPEELLEYSDWMGIPIQPCPITLERFKSLLEEQAIALAG